In Planctomycetota bacterium, the DNA window TACGCCTTCGACCAGATCACACGGCAGGGGTTCCGCCCCATGTCGGTGCCCGTCGTCGTCCGCGAGGAGGCCATGGTCGGCACCGGGTTCTTCCCGGGCGGCATCGACCAGACCTACGAGGTCGGCATCCACGAGCGCGGCGACGGCGGCGCGGCCTGGGAGGGCGACGGCTACCTCGCCGGCACGGGCGAAGTGGGCCTCATGGGCCTGCACATGAACGAGATCCTCGACGAGGACGACCTGCCGCTGCGGTACTGCACGCTCTCACCGTGCTTCCGCCGCGAGGCCGGCGCCGCCGGCAAGGACACCGCCGGCCTCTACCGCGTGCACTACTTCGAGAAGGTCGAGCAGGTGGTCATCTGCAAGGCCGACGAGAAGGAGAGCCGCGACTGGCACCGCAAGATGATCACCTACGTCGCCAACATCCTGCAAGCCCTCGAGCTGCCCTACCGCCTGCTGCAGTGCTGCGCGGGCGACCTGGGCCAGAAGAACGCCGACATGATCGACGTGGAGTGCTGGATGCCCAGCCGCGGCGACGCCGGGGCGGACGGCTCGCCGCTGGGCGCGTGGGGCGAGACGCACAGCGCCAGCCGGCTCTACGACTTCCAGTGCCGCCGGCTCAACCTCCGCTACCGACCTGGCGGCGCCAACGGCAAGGGGCCCACGACCTTCTGCCACTCGCTGAACAACACGGTGCTCGCCAGCCCCCGCTTCCTCATCCCGCTGCTAGAAATGCACCAGCAGGCCGACGGCAGCATCAAGATCCCCGAACCCCTCCGCCCCTACATGAACGGCCAGGAATTCATCGGCCAGCGGGCCGCCGACAGGGCCCCCGAGGACGCGGCCCAGCCCGTCGGCAGCGGCGGCTAGCGTGACGCAAGCACCCCTGCGCCGGGAGCTCTCGCTGCCCGGCGCGATGGGCGTGGGCCTCGGATCGATCCTGGGGACCGGCGCGTTCGTCGCGCTGGGACTCGCCGCCGGGCTGGCCGGGCCCTGGGTGCTGCTGGCGATCGTGCTCGCCGGCGCACTCGCGATGTGCAACGGACTGAGCAGCGCCCAGCTCGCCGCCGTGCATCCGGTTAGCGGCGGCACCTACACGTACGGCTACCGCTTCCTGTCGCCGCTCGCGGGCTTCGCCGCGGGCTGGCTGTTCCTGATCGCCAAGGCCGCCTCGTGCGCGGCGGCGGCGCTGGCCTTCGGCGGGCTGATCGCGTGGGTCGCCGGCATCCCGGGCGAGGGCGAGGCCATCGTGCTCGCGGGGCTCGGATCGCTCGTGCTCATCACCGCCGCCGCGCTGGCGGGCCTGAGGCGGTCCTCGGCCATCAACATCGCGCTCGTGGCCGTCACCGTGGCCTCGCTGCTGCTGCTCGTGGCTGCGAGCAGTCCCGCCATCGTCCGCAACGGCGCGTCGCTGCCCTGGGCGGACTTCGACGCGCCGGGCGTGCTCGAGGCCGCCGCGCTGTGCTTCGTGGCCTTCACGGGCTACGGCCGCATCGCGACGATGGGCGAGGAGGTCCGCAAGCCGCGGCGGACCATCCCGGTCGCGATCGTCGGGACGCTGGCGTGCGCGCTGGCGTTGTACATGCTGGTCGCGCTCGCCGGCGTGAGCGTGCTGGGATCCGCAGCCTTCGCCAGCCGCGCGGAGAACGACGCGGCCCCGCTCCTGGGCGTCGCCGACGCGCTGGGGAGCCCCCCGATCTCGGGTGTGCTGGTCGCCGGCGGCGCCACCGCGCTGCTGGCGGTGCAGCTCAACCTCGTGCTCGGACTCTCCCGCGTGGTGCTCGCCGCGGGCCGGGAGGGCGACCTGCCGGGGCCGCTCGCCGGCGTGCGGCGCGGGGTTCCCGTCGCGGCCGTGCTCGTGGTCGCGGGCGCGGTGGCCATCGCGATCGTGCCCGGCCGCCTCGCGATGGCCTGGTCGCTCAGCGCCGTGGCCGTGCTGCTCTATTACGCGCTCACCAACGCCGCCGCGCTGCGGGTGGTCGAGGGCAGGTTCGTGCCGCGGTGGATCTCTGCACTGGGCCTGCTGGCGTGTATCGGCCTGGCGGCCTTCGTCGATCCGCTCAGCTGGCTCTGGGCCGGCGGCCTGCTCGCGGCGGGCCTCGCGGTGCGCCTCGCGTGCCGGGCGTGGCCTCGGGCCCGCGGCACACCGTGACGGAATCCGCACGCGGCGCCGGCGGGGCTCAAGCGGGCGATCCCGCCGCCCGATGCCGATCGTGCGGGCTGGAACGATCGTTCGGATACCATCCCGCGCGTTATCGACCCCGCCCCTGGGCACGGGCGCTACGCCCGATGCGCGGGCGGCCCGCGGGAGCCTGCACGTGGTACTCGGCTCGGTCATCGCGATTTTCACGCTGGCGGTGCTCGCGCCGTCGCTGCATCGCGTGCTGGGGCGGGCCACCGGCTACCTGCTCGCCCTCGCGCCCGCCACGGCGTGCGTCTACTTCCTGACGCAGCTCGCTTCGGCCGGGGATGGCGAGATCGCCCGCACCGCCTGGACGTGGGCGGCCGACCTGGGCATCGAGCTGTCCTTCCGCGTCGACGCCCTCAGCACGCTCTTCGCGCTGCTCGTCACGGGCGTGGGCACCTGCATCGTGCTCTACGCCAACAGCTACCTGGAGGGGGACGAGCGGCGCGGCCGCTTCTTCGCCTTCCTGATGGGCTTCATGGGCGCGATGCTGGGGCTGGTGCTCGCCGACGACCTCATCCTGCTGTTCGTCTTCTGGGAGCTGACGAGCGTCACCAGCTACCTGCTCATCGGCTTCGACCACCACCGGGCCAGCGCCCGCAAGAGCGCGCTCCAGGCGCTGATCGTGACCGGGCTGGGCGGGCTGGCGATGCTCGCGGGCCTCGTGCTGCTGGGCCAGATCGCCGGCACGATGTCGGTCTCGGGCGTGATCGAGAACGCCGAGGCGATCGGCGGCAGCCCGCTGTCGCTGGCGGCGATGATCCTGGTCCTGGCCGGCGCCTTCACCAAGAGCGCGCAGTTCCCCTTCCACTTCTGGCTGCCCAACGCCATGGAGGCACCCTCGCCCGTGAGTGCGTACCTGCACTCCTCGACGATGGTCAAGGCGGGCGTCTACCTCGTCGCCAGGCTCAACCCCGCCTTCGCCGACCAGCCCGCATGGCAGTGGGCGCTGGCGGGCTTCGGCGGCGCGACGATGCTGCTGGGGGCCTACCTGGCCACCCGCAACACCGGCTACAAGAAGGTCCTGGCGTACACCACCGTCAGCTCGCTGGGCATCATGATCATGCTGGTGGGCCTGGGCCAGCCACAGGCGGCGGCGGCGTACATCCTGGCGCACGCGCTGTTCAAGGGCACCCTCTTCCTCGTCGCGGGTATCGTGACCCACGAGACCGGCGAGAAGGACACCGAGAAGACCGGCGGGCTGTTCCGCCTCATGCCCGTGACGGCAATCGCCGCGATCGTCGCCGGACTATCGATGGCCGGCCTCCCGCCGCTGCTGGGCTTCGTGGGCAAGGAACTGCTGCTCAAGGGCAGCCTGCACGCTCACGGCGGTCCGCACGACGTCCCCTGGCTCTGGCCGACGATCGCGACCATCGCCGGCGCCTTCATGGGCGTCGCCGGGCTGCAGACGGGCCTGCGGCCGTTCTTCCTGAAGAAGACCGCCGAGGACGACTACCCCAAGCCCCCGCACGAGGCGCCCCCGCCGATGCTCATCGGCCCGGTGCTACTGGCGGGGCTGACGCTCGTCGGCGGGCTCGTGCCGGCCTTGTTCGCGGTGCCGCTCATCAACGGCAGCGCAGGCGTGATCGCCGACGCGCACCACGAGCCCGAGCTCGCGAGCCTGAGCGCCATCGAGCTGGCCACCAAGCCGAGCCTCGCGCTGCTGCTCAGCGGCGTCGCGCTCGCCGCGGGCGTGGCCCTCTTCGCGGCGCGGCGCATCTGGCGGCGGGCCACCGCCCCGGCGCACGTCGTGCTGGACCACGTCTCGGGCGATCGCATCTACGACCTGCTCTTCGGCGGCACCCTGAAGCTCTCCGAGGTGCAGACACGCGTGCTGCAGAACGGCAAGCTGCGGCGGTACGTGCAGGTCACGCTGGCCACGGCGCTGGCGCTCGCGGGCGGCATGCTGGTCGCCTTCGTCGATCTGGGCGCCACGCTGGAGCAAGCCCTGCCGACCATCCGCGAGCTGACGCTCACCGAGTTCATCCTCGAGAGCGTGCTGGTGTCCTTGATCATCGTGGCGGCCATCGCGGCCACGCGGTTCCGCAGCCGGCTGGCGACGATCGCCACCCTGGGCGTCGTGGGCTACAGCGTGGCGCTCATCTTCGTGCTGTTCGGCGCGCCCGACGTCGCGATGACCCAGTTCGCCATCGAGACGCTCACGGTCATCATCTTCGTGCTGGTGGTCTACCACCTGCCCAGATTCGCGGTGTACACCAAGAAGCCCGGCAAGATCGTCGACGCGACGCTCGCCTCGCTCTTCGGCCTGCTGATGGCGACCTTCGTGGTCGTGGCCCACCAGATCGAGGCGCCCGACGGCGTCTCGTGGTACTTCAACGCCAACGCCATGCCGGGCGAGGACGGCGGCCACGCCGCCTACGGCCGCAACCTGGTCAACGTCATCCTCGTGGACTTCCGCGCCCTGGACACGCTGGGCGAGATCGCGGTGCTGGGCCTCGCCGCCGTCGGCGTCTACACGCTGCTGCGGCTGCGGCCGCCCGACCTGGCGAAGGGAGGCCGATCGTGAACTCGGTCATCCTCCGCACCGCGACGCGCTTCATGCTGCCGCTGCTGGTGCTCTTCTCGATCGTCGTGCTCCTCCGGGGGCACAACCTGCCCGGCGGCGGCTTCGTCGGCGGCCTGCTCGCGACGTCGGCATTCGTGCTCTACGGCATGGCCTTCGGCGTGGACTCGGTCTATCGCCTGCTGCGGATCCCGCTGACGGGCTACATCGCCGCAGGCCTGGGCCTGGCGATCGCCAGCGGCCTGCCGGGCCTGCTCGGCGGCGAGCCCTTCCTCTACGGCCAGTGGACCAGCGTCACCCTCGGGGGCATCGGAGAGCTGAAGATCGGCACGCCGCTGTTCTTCGACATCGGCGTCTATCTCACGGTGCTCGGCGTGTGCCTCATGATGCTTCTAACCCTGGCGGAGGAGAGCTGATGGAGCTGCTGCTGGCCATCGCGGTGGGCGTCTGCTACGCCACGGGCATCTACATGATCCTGCGGCGGAGCTTCGTGAAGCTGATCATCGGCCTCTCGCTGATCGGCCACGGCGCCAACCTGCTCATCTTCGCCTCGGGCGGCCTCGTGCGGGGCAAGCCGCCGATCATCCCGGGCGACCAGGACGAGCTGCCCCCGGGCTTCAGCGATCCGCTGCCGCCCGCG includes these proteins:
- the serS gene encoding serine--tRNA ligase, giving the protein MIDLKQLRETPDLYRDGARRKGSPVDVDRVLELDEKKRQLQTQQEQLQAEQNKLAKEMGPQMGKLGKRIKAAVGAEQARLQEEMDNLKAGPAKLKADIERLDAEIEEIEPELRALLLAIPQPPDPDVPNGASSDDNIEKNRWSPSWFDPAKPFAQQRGFSPKSHIELGELHDLFDVERGVKIAGSRSYVLTGDGMRLHQAVLRYAFDQITRQGFRPMSVPVVVREEAMVGTGFFPGGIDQTYEVGIHERGDGGAAWEGDGYLAGTGEVGLMGLHMNEILDEDDLPLRYCTLSPCFRREAGAAGKDTAGLYRVHYFEKVEQVVICKADEKESRDWHRKMITYVANILQALELPYRLLQCCAGDLGQKNADMIDVECWMPSRGDAGADGSPLGAWGETHSASRLYDFQCRRLNLRYRPGGANGKGPTTFCHSLNNTVLASPRFLIPLLEMHQQADGSIKIPEPLRPYMNGQEFIGQRAADRAPEDAAQPVGSGG
- a CDS encoding Na+/H+ antiporter subunit C: MELLLAIAVGVCYATGIYMILRRSFVKLIIGLSLIGHGANLLIFASGGLVRGKPPIIPGDQDELPPGFSDPLPPALILTAIVISFAILAFTIVLVKRTYQAIGTDDLDAMRTTDR
- the mbhE gene encoding hydrogen gas-evolving membrane-bound hydrogenase subunit E, yielding MVLGSVIAIFTLAVLAPSLHRVLGRATGYLLALAPATACVYFLTQLASAGDGEIARTAWTWAADLGIELSFRVDALSTLFALLVTGVGTCIVLYANSYLEGDERRGRFFAFLMGFMGAMLGLVLADDLILLFVFWELTSVTSYLLIGFDHHRASARKSALQALIVTGLGGLAMLAGLVLLGQIAGTMSVSGVIENAEAIGGSPLSLAAMILVLAGAFTKSAQFPFHFWLPNAMEAPSPVSAYLHSSTMVKAGVYLVARLNPAFADQPAWQWALAGFGGATMLLGAYLATRNTGYKKVLAYTTVSSLGIMIMLVGLGQPQAAAAYILAHALFKGTLFLVAGIVTHETGEKDTEKTGGLFRLMPVTAIAAIVAGLSMAGLPPLLGFVGKELLLKGSLHAHGGPHDVPWLWPTIATIAGAFMGVAGLQTGLRPFFLKKTAEDDYPKPPHEAPPPMLIGPVLLAGLTLVGGLVPALFAVPLINGSAGVIADAHHEPELASLSAIELATKPSLALLLSGVALAAGVALFAARRIWRRATAPAHVVLDHVSGDRIYDLLFGGTLKLSEVQTRVLQNGKLRRYVQVTLATALALAGGMLVAFVDLGATLEQALPTIRELTLTEFILESVLVSLIIVAAIAATRFRSRLATIATLGVVGYSVALIFVLFGAPDVAMTQFAIETLTVIIFVLVVYHLPRFAVYTKKPGKIVDATLASLFGLLMATFVVVAHQIEAPDGVSWYFNANAMPGEDGGHAAYGRNLVNVILVDFRALDTLGEIAVLGLAAVGVYTLLRLRPPDLAKGGRS
- a CDS encoding amino acid permease; translation: MTQAPLRRELSLPGAMGVGLGSILGTGAFVALGLAAGLAGPWVLLAIVLAGALAMCNGLSSAQLAAVHPVSGGTYTYGYRFLSPLAGFAAGWLFLIAKAASCAAAALAFGGLIAWVAGIPGEGEAIVLAGLGSLVLITAAALAGLRRSSAINIALVAVTVASLLLLVAASSPAIVRNGASLPWADFDAPGVLEAAALCFVAFTGYGRIATMGEEVRKPRRTIPVAIVGTLACALALYMLVALAGVSVLGSAAFASRAENDAAPLLGVADALGSPPISGVLVAGGATALLAVQLNLVLGLSRVVLAAGREGDLPGPLAGVRRGVPVAAVLVVAGAVAIAIVPGRLAMAWSLSAVAVLLYYALTNAAALRVVEGRFVPRWISALGLLACIGLAAFVDPLSWLWAGGLLAAGLAVRLACRAWPRARGTP
- a CDS encoding Na+/H+ antiporter subunit B, with protein sequence MNSVILRTATRFMLPLLVLFSIVVLLRGHNLPGGGFVGGLLATSAFVLYGMAFGVDSVYRLLRIPLTGYIAAGLGLAIASGLPGLLGGEPFLYGQWTSVTLGGIGELKIGTPLFFDIGVYLTVLGVCLMMLLTLAEES